The following coding sequences are from one Candidatus Nanopelagicus hibericus window:
- the yidC gene encoding membrane protein insertase YidC, protein MDIILNPLYNAVSWVLVTFHDLLSFTNNGDLQWSVGIIALVILIRIILIPLFVKQIKSQRALTALSPHMKAIQKKYKDDRQKQSEELMKLYKEHKTNPLASCFPILAQAPIFFALFWVLNSISQNQPRGLLKGEYLVSAREASFFGAPLSSTFLGSTDTATKAIAIFLIVFMSATTFTTQRQLMVKGMPKMDSSNNMMLQQQKIMLYLFPIIFAVTGVNFPIGVLIYWSTTNLWTWGQQYYVIKRNPTPGSPAYEELQKKRAAKGLLDEKTEDQGGTTILENPPEQGGQRKQPKRKKRRR, encoded by the coding sequence ATGGATATCATCCTAAACCCCTTATATAACGCTGTTTCTTGGGTGTTAGTCACCTTCCACGATCTCCTAAGTTTTACCAATAATGGCGATCTGCAATGGTCGGTGGGAATTATTGCGCTGGTAATTTTAATTCGAATTATTTTAATTCCGCTGTTTGTAAAACAGATTAAATCGCAACGGGCGTTGACCGCTCTATCACCACATATGAAGGCGATCCAAAAAAAGTATAAGGATGATCGACAAAAACAATCTGAAGAGTTGATGAAGCTTTATAAAGAGCACAAGACAAATCCACTCGCCTCCTGTTTTCCTATTTTGGCACAAGCCCCAATATTTTTCGCTCTCTTTTGGGTATTAAACAGCATCAGTCAAAATCAACCACGCGGTCTATTAAAGGGTGAGTATCTAGTATCAGCTAGAGAGGCGAGTTTTTTTGGCGCCCCACTCTCCTCTACATTTCTAGGATCAACCGACACCGCCACAAAAGCGATTGCAATCTTCTTAATTGTGTTTATGTCCGCCACCACCTTCACTACCCAACGACAGTTGATGGTGAAAGGAATGCCAAAGATGGACTCTTCAAACAATATGATGCTGCAACAGCAAAAAATTATGCTGTATTTATTTCCAATTATTTTTGCAGTAACCGGAGTTAACTTTCCAATTGGAGTTTTAATTTACTGGTCAACTACAAACCTGTGGACCTGGGGTCAGCAGTACTATGTAATTAAGCGAAACCCAACACCAGGCTCTCCTGCTTATGAGGAGTTGCAAAAGAAAAGGGCTGCCAAAGGATTACTTGATGAAAAAACTGAGGATCAAGGCGGAACCACCATTTTGGAAAATCCACCAGAGCAGGGTGGCCAAAGAAAGCAACCAAAACGAAAGAAAAGACGGCGTTAA